In the genome of Thermodesulfovibrionales bacterium, one region contains:
- a CDS encoding P-II family nitrogen regulator: protein MKMIRAFIRPEKEQEVVLALEGAGFPSLTKVPVFGRGKQKGLTVGPVHYDELPKIMIMTVVANDDADKVITIIKEKARTGFIGDGKIFVSPVEAAYTVRTGEAAL from the coding sequence ATGAAGATGATCAGAGCTTTTATCAGACCTGAAAAGGAACAGGAAGTTGTGCTTGCCCTTGAGGGTGCAGGGTTCCCCTCTCTCACCAAGGTACCGGTCTTCGGACGGGGGAAACAGAAAGGACTGACCGTAGGACCTGTGCACTATGACGAGCTCCCAAAGATCATGATCATGACTGTCGTGGCAAATGACGACGCCGACAAAGTGATTACCATCATCAAGGAAAAGGCGAGGACAGGCTTCATTGGTGACGGAAAGATCTTTGTCAGCCCCGTGGAGGCTGCCTATACTGTCAGGACCGGCGAGGCTGCCCTATGA
- a CDS encoding P-II family nitrogen regulator, whose protein sequence is MKEITAIIRRDKLPETKKVIEELGYPSLTIQSVEGRGRQKGAMCAEMDSEMPDSFCTAVKLTPTPSSYALEHTLPKVALFVPKRLLTIVVPDDVVTKIVKSLIKVNQTGKAGDGKIFVSPIEGAFRVRTGETGGEAIA, encoded by the coding sequence ATGAAAGAGATAACGGCAATCATACGAAGGGACAAGCTTCCCGAGACAAAGAAGGTGATTGAGGAATTGGGATATCCGTCATTAACGATCCAGAGCGTTGAGGGGAGAGGGAGGCAGAAGGGCGCCATGTGTGCAGAGATGGACTCTGAAATGCCTGACAGCTTCTGTACGGCAGTCAAACTGACACCGACACCCTCATCCTACGCCCTCGAGCACACCCTGCCAAAGGTGGCCCTCTTTGTCCCCAAGAGGCTTCTCACTATTGTGGTGCCCGATGATGTTGTTACAAAGATTGTCAAATCTCTCATCAAGGTTAATCAGACCGGAAAGGCGGGGGACGGAAAGATCTTTGTCTCACCCATCGAAGGCGCCTTCAGGGTGAGAACCGGAGAGACTGGTGGAGAGGCAATAGCGTGA
- a CDS encoding cation-translocating P-type ATPase — protein sequence MHNITKLLPVVPIYSHIAFVRPQAYNVRMGREVHRDGMAVCHSAKGRLRIKVPFIQRHGEKAADFSKRLGRETGVVRAEARPLTGSVIISYDSEKTTPVVIIELLEKVLKVSEESRRDNPVRESRRKIQHDHAIHGNLLHFGAITGYSVYLLVRRLIFRATVPQGPLSLTGLVAAAGSFPLMRHAWNDVRAGGKGISLFPFLAGTCLLAIVMGEALTALEVIWISGLSMLLEDYITDRSRRAIRDALQVTTRNAFILVEGREREIPAEQVRPGDTVVIHTSEKIPVDGVVVKGEALVDEASITGRAGLELRSIDHKVYAGTIVHHGVIYVHAEKVGEETYLNRILRLVQESLANRAPTEKAADLLAARLVRLGALATTATAVLTGSFIRAFTVLLVVSCPCASALAASTAVSAALANAARRRILIKGGLYLETAGKTDCFCFDKTGTLTIGHPQVVKILPRTPRQNPNRLLAMAAAAEVHNMHPLAIAIVKEAETRGITVPTHAVCEFVLGRGVRARMQRETILVGNAQFMEESEVDITYFTSEMMRLVDAGHTVVYVARNGAVQGIIGVANAIRPGTVDVLNWLKTDGVSHLVLITGDTEAVAKALARDLGFDDYRAELLPEEKAMFVEGLARAGRRITMVGDGVNDALAISKAHVGVAMGAGGAEVAIEAADIALLDSNIGRLITLRQMSMQTLRVIEQNHWLAVSTNIAGVALGAAGVITPIMGGLLHIVHTVGIMLNSSRLLNWQPPEKIGSQGALSPE from the coding sequence ATGCATAACATAACCAAACTCCTGCCCGTTGTCCCGATTTATTCTCACATTGCATTTGTCCGCCCCCAGGCGTACAATGTGCGTATGGGAAGGGAAGTGCACAGAGATGGCATGGCAGTCTGTCATTCCGCGAAGGGCCGCCTCCGGATAAAAGTGCCCTTTATCCAGAGGCATGGAGAGAAGGCCGCCGACTTCAGCAAGAGGCTGGGAAGAGAGACTGGTGTGGTGCGGGCGGAAGCCAGGCCTCTCACAGGGAGTGTCATCATTTCCTACGACAGCGAGAAGACCACTCCGGTAGTCATTATCGAACTGCTGGAGAAGGTTCTCAAGGTCTCTGAGGAGAGCAGAAGAGATAACCCGGTCCGGGAATCTCGGCGGAAGATTCAACACGACCACGCTATTCACGGAAACCTGTTGCATTTTGGTGCTATAACCGGTTATTCGGTATATCTTCTGGTGAGAAGGCTTATCTTCAGGGCAACGGTGCCTCAGGGTCCGCTCAGTCTTACGGGCCTGGTGGCTGCCGCAGGTTCATTTCCCCTCATGCGACACGCCTGGAACGACGTTCGCGCTGGAGGAAAAGGCATCAGCCTCTTCCCGTTCCTTGCAGGTACCTGTCTCCTTGCCATTGTCATGGGTGAGGCTCTTACTGCCCTTGAGGTGATATGGATCAGCGGTTTGAGCATGCTCCTTGAGGACTACATAACCGACAGATCTCGAAGGGCAATACGGGATGCCCTCCAGGTCACCACAAGGAACGCCTTTATTCTCGTTGAAGGCAGAGAAAGGGAGATCCCGGCAGAACAAGTCCGACCTGGGGACACGGTCGTAATTCATACGAGCGAGAAGATCCCCGTGGACGGCGTCGTAGTGAAGGGAGAGGCCCTCGTGGATGAGGCATCCATAACGGGCCGCGCAGGACTCGAACTCCGCTCCATTGACCATAAGGTCTACGCCGGCACTATTGTGCACCATGGAGTAATTTACGTCCATGCAGAGAAGGTGGGCGAGGAAACCTATCTCAACAGAATACTGCGGCTCGTGCAGGAATCTTTGGCCAATCGGGCGCCTACCGAGAAAGCTGCGGATCTTCTCGCTGCCCGGCTGGTGCGCCTCGGTGCACTCGCCACAACAGCCACGGCCGTTCTCACAGGGAGTTTCATCAGGGCGTTCACAGTGTTGCTCGTCGTATCGTGTCCATGTGCGTCGGCCCTTGCAGCATCCACGGCGGTATCCGCCGCCCTCGCTAATGCCGCCCGCAGGCGAATACTCATCAAGGGAGGGCTTTATCTTGAAACCGCAGGAAAGACGGACTGCTTCTGTTTTGATAAGACAGGTACCCTTACCATCGGTCACCCCCAGGTGGTGAAGATACTTCCTAGAACACCAAGACAAAACCCTAACAGGCTCCTTGCCATGGCGGCTGCCGCCGAGGTACATAATATGCATCCTTTGGCTATTGCTATCGTGAAGGAGGCAGAGACCCGGGGCATCACCGTCCCTACACACGCGGTCTGTGAATTCGTTCTGGGCCGCGGAGTCAGGGCCAGGATGCAGAGAGAGACCATCCTCGTAGGTAACGCCCAATTCATGGAAGAGTCAGAAGTTGATATCACCTACTTCACCAGTGAGATGATGAGACTTGTGGATGCAGGTCATACGGTCGTCTATGTTGCACGAAACGGTGCGGTCCAGGGGATCATCGGGGTTGCAAATGCGATCCGGCCCGGCACCGTCGATGTGCTTAACTGGCTGAAGACAGATGGCGTCTCTCACCTCGTCCTCATTACCGGGGACACGGAGGCCGTGGCAAAGGCTCTGGCTCGGGACTTGGGGTTTGACGATTATAGGGCCGAGCTTCTGCCTGAGGAAAAGGCAATGTTTGTGGAAGGACTCGCGAGAGCCGGCCGCCGGATAACCATGGTGGGGGATGGAGTGAATGATGCTCTAGCCATTTCAAAGGCACATGTAGGGGTAGCCATGGGAGCCGGGGGCGCGGAGGTGGCGATAGAGGCGGCAGACATCGCGCTGCTGGACAGTAACATAGGGCGTTTGATCACCCTGAGACAGATGAGCATGCAGACACTCAGGGTCATAGAGCAGAACCACTGGCTCGCGGTCTCCACAAACATTGCGGGAGTCGCTCTGGGAGCGGCAGGTGTGATTACGCCGATCATGGGCGGCCTTTTGCACATCGTCCACACCGTGGGCATCATGCTCAATTCCAGCCGCCTCCTGAACTGGCAGCCCCCTGAGAAGATCGGGTCGCAAGGCGCCCTTTCGCCTGAGTAG
- the modA gene encoding molybdate ABC transporter substrate-binding protein, with protein sequence MKAKYLYVLFFFMSVSFMLQHVAVAERTREITVSAAISLKKAFEEIGRLYESKHKGLRVSFNFGASGDLMRQIEGGAPVDVFASAAQKDMDEAEKKGLILSGSRADFAANAVVLVAPATAKMPIKSFEDLKTDSIKKIAVGNSKTVPAGRYAEEVFHYYRIFDTIKDRLILTENVRQALDYVARGEVDAGVVYATDAMTRPKEVSIVATAPEESHKPVVYPIAVVKDTRNEAAAKDFIALVLSPEGQKILEKYGFKKQ encoded by the coding sequence ATGAAAGCCAAATATCTTTATGTTCTTTTCTTTTTCATGTCGGTATCGTTCATGCTGCAACACGTTGCAGTAGCCGAAAGGACTCGGGAGATTACCGTCTCGGCAGCCATAAGTCTCAAGAAAGCCTTTGAGGAGATCGGCAGGCTCTATGAATCGAAGCATAAAGGATTAAGAGTTTCATTCAACTTCGGAGCTTCTGGAGACTTAATGAGACAGATTGAAGGCGGCGCTCCTGTTGATGTCTTTGCATCGGCCGCGCAAAAAGATATGGACGAGGCGGAAAAGAAGGGGCTTATCCTTTCAGGATCGAGGGCCGATTTTGCTGCTAATGCCGTGGTGCTTGTGGCTCCCGCAACTGCAAAAATGCCGATAAAATCCTTTGAGGATCTTAAGACGGACAGCATAAAGAAGATCGCCGTCGGCAACTCCAAAACCGTGCCCGCAGGGAGATACGCCGAGGAGGTTTTCCACTATTACAGAATTTTTGATACGATAAAGGATCGACTCATCCTCACCGAGAACGTGCGCCAGGCCCTGGACTACGTCGCTCGCGGTGAAGTTGACGCAGGGGTTGTGTATGCGACTGATGCGATGACCAGGCCGAAAGAGGTCAGCATCGTTGCGACCGCTCCCGAGGAGAGTCATAAGCCTGTGGTGTATCCTATAGCGGTCGTGAAAGATACGAGGAACGAAGCGGCGGCGAAGGACTTCATCGCCCTTGTGCTGTCACCCGAAGGACAGAAGATCCTTGAGAAGTACGGTTTCAAGAAACAATAG
- a CDS encoding radical SAM protein: MIPIGVSNTKTKKNPDIGKTHPCFSKEAHHTFGRIHLPVAPACNIQCKYCVRKYDCANESRPGITSKVMTPREAVERVLLLMERNDRITVIGIAGPGDPLANDTTFEVLGAINREFPELTLCVSTNGLLLTDRLPELMKCGVKSLTITMNAVTPETAEKIYSWVSYRGKKYIGKEAAACLVANQTRGLRNAIDAGFMVKVNSVFIPGINNADLPLVAWLAGMRGAEIMNVLPLIPQADFADIKGPSRGMVDRMRAECTRYIPQMTHCRQCRADAFGVLGEDRDMELEALNARIGEEYCEMVA, translated from the coding sequence ATGATACCAATTGGGGTCAGCAATACAAAAACCAAGAAGAACCCGGATATTGGGAAGACCCATCCGTGCTTCTCAAAGGAAGCGCATCACACATTCGGAAGAATACATCTGCCTGTTGCCCCCGCATGCAACATCCAGTGTAAGTATTGTGTGCGAAAATACGACTGTGCCAATGAATCAAGACCTGGCATTACCAGCAAAGTCATGACACCGCGTGAGGCGGTGGAGCGGGTGCTGCTCCTTATGGAAAGAAACGACCGGATCACTGTCATCGGCATCGCAGGCCCCGGAGATCCTCTCGCAAACGATACGACCTTTGAAGTCTTAGGCGCCATCAATCGGGAGTTCCCTGAACTTACCCTCTGTGTATCCACAAACGGGCTTCTTCTCACCGACAGGCTGCCGGAACTCATGAAATGTGGCGTGAAGAGTCTCACCATTACCATGAATGCTGTGACTCCCGAGACAGCAGAGAAAATATATTCATGGGTATCTTACCGGGGGAAAAAATATATTGGTAAAGAGGCGGCTGCGTGTCTTGTCGCCAACCAGACGCGGGGGCTGAGAAATGCGATTGACGCGGGGTTCATGGTCAAGGTCAATAGCGTCTTTATCCCCGGGATCAACAATGCTGACCTACCCCTCGTTGCATGGCTCGCCGGGATGAGAGGAGCGGAAATCATGAATGTACTTCCTCTTATTCCCCAGGCCGATTTTGCGGATATTAAGGGGCCTTCCCGTGGGATGGTGGATAGGATGCGTGCTGAGTGCACGAGATATATCCCCCAGATGACCCACTGCAGGCAATGCAGGGCTGATGCCTTCGGCGTCCTGGGAGAGGATAGAGACATGGAACTGGAGGCCCTGAACGCGAGAATTGGAGAGGAGTACTGTGAAATGGTTGCCTGA
- a CDS encoding ATP-binding cassette domain-containing protein: MGLSLRLKKNVNGFKLDVAWEIGNELGVLFGYSGSGKSMTLQLITGLLRPDEGRIRSGGKTYFDSEEGIDTPPQARSFGYVSQDLALFPHMTVMRNILFGAPAVLKKERLLRAQEMIEAFKLAGIEDRYPSEISGGQKQRVAFARALIRHPDLLLLDEPFSALDQPLRTEMRHFLKEVRQRFEIPVILVTHDCNEAAFLGDRVIVYSHGRILQTGSWEQVSTEPVSPEVEILVGPERTSTQIRETFNSSCKTRGERNRTSGIPV; this comes from the coding sequence ATGGGGCTCTCGCTCAGACTCAAGAAGAACGTGAACGGTTTCAAACTCGATGTGGCGTGGGAGATCGGCAACGAGCTTGGGGTGCTTTTCGGCTATTCGGGCTCAGGAAAATCAATGACGCTTCAACTAATCACGGGTCTGCTGAGACCCGACGAAGGCAGAATCCGCTCAGGCGGTAAGACTTACTTTGACAGCGAAGAGGGGATTGACACCCCGCCCCAGGCCCGCTCCTTCGGCTATGTGTCTCAGGATCTGGCCTTATTCCCCCACATGACCGTCATGAGAAACATTCTTTTCGGCGCGCCGGCGGTGCTCAAAAAGGAAAGGCTCTTGAGGGCTCAGGAAATGATAGAGGCCTTCAAACTTGCCGGCATTGAAGACCGCTATCCCTCCGAGATATCGGGAGGCCAGAAGCAGAGGGTTGCCTTTGCTCGGGCGCTCATCCGTCATCCGGACCTTTTATTGCTTGATGAACCCTTCTCAGCCCTGGACCAGCCCCTCCGCACAGAGATGAGGCATTTTCTTAAGGAGGTGAGACAGCGGTTCGAAATACCCGTCATTCTTGTGACCCACGACTGCAATGAAGCGGCATTTCTCGGGGACAGGGTTATTGTGTACTCTCACGGAAGGATCCTGCAGACCGGTTCGTGGGAGCAGGTCTCGACCGAGCCTGTAAGCCCCGAAGTGGAAATTCTCGTCGGGCCGGAAAGGACCTCGACGCAGATCCGTGAGACGTTCAACTCCTCCTGTAAGACTCGGGGTGAGAGGAACAGAACGAGCGGGATCCCCGTTTGA
- the nifX gene encoding nitrogen fixation protein NifX, which translates to MKVAFATTNGVAVDEHFGRAGAFAVYDLTAEGFRFLEMRKFADGRDTAVEDTKGMGRPHDDIVEKKVNKLSDCKIIYLTEIGGPSASRLIRKGIMPVKVKEIVSIQESLKKLLDTIKTSPPPWLRKALQGKGQE; encoded by the coding sequence ATGAAAGTGGCATTTGCGACAACAAATGGCGTCGCGGTAGATGAACATTTCGGCAGGGCAGGCGCCTTTGCCGTTTACGACCTCACCGCTGAAGGTTTTCGCTTCCTCGAAATGCGGAAATTCGCAGACGGCAGGGACACCGCTGTCGAGGACACAAAGGGCATGGGAAGACCGCACGATGACATCGTTGAGAAGAAAGTCAATAAACTCTCTGATTGCAAAATAATCTATCTCACCGAAATCGGCGGTCCCTCCGCATCTCGTCTCATAAGAAAGGGTATTATGCCCGTCAAGGTGAAGGAGATCGTTTCAATTCAGGAATCGCTCAAGAAGCTCCTTGATACGATCAAGACCTCACCGCCCCCGTGGCTTAGGAAGGCACTCCAAGGTAAAGGTCAGGAATAG
- a CDS encoding HesA/MoeB/ThiF family protein → MDRKLSEREVERYRRQLILGGFTHEHQERLKDSTVLIAGIGGLGGTAAVYLAVAGIGKMKLAHYGNLTLSNMNRQILMKDDWIGKSRVIQAKRSIREINPDVAIEIYNERTTGENVEELLSGVHLALSARPNFSERRVLNAACVRRNIPMVEAAMNGMEGYLFNVIPGETPCLNCLYAEDDPHWEELGFPVLGAVSGMLGCIMALEAIKLLTGFGKPLASQVLLFNTVDMEFRKLRIKRDGGCKICGDVIYKGIAEGKQHYECV, encoded by the coding sequence ATGGATAGAAAACTGAGCGAAAGGGAAGTTGAGCGGTACCGGAGACAGTTGATCCTCGGTGGGTTTACCCATGAACACCAGGAGAGACTGAAAGATTCCACTGTACTCATTGCCGGCATCGGTGGACTGGGAGGGACTGCCGCAGTCTATCTTGCGGTGGCGGGAATCGGGAAAATGAAGCTCGCCCATTATGGCAATCTCACCCTTTCGAATATGAACAGACAGATACTCATGAAAGACGACTGGATAGGGAAAAGCAGGGTCATACAGGCAAAGAGAAGTATTCGTGAAATAAATCCTGATGTGGCCATCGAGATCTATAATGAACGGACAACCGGGGAGAATGTTGAGGAGCTTCTTTCAGGCGTGCATCTTGCACTCTCTGCACGACCAAACTTTTCGGAACGCCGCGTTCTGAACGCAGCCTGTGTGAGAAGAAATATTCCCATGGTGGAGGCCGCAATGAACGGCATGGAGGGGTATCTCTTCAATGTCATCCCCGGAGAGACACCCTGCCTGAACTGTCTTTATGCTGAAGACGATCCTCATTGGGAAGAACTAGGGTTCCCCGTTCTCGGGGCGGTATCCGGAATGTTAGGCTGCATCATGGCGCTGGAAGCGATAAAGCTGCTCACCGGCTTTGGAAAACCGCTTGCCTCCCAGGTGCTTCTGTTTAATACTGTTGACATGGAATTCAGGAAACTCAGGATTAAAAGGGACGGTGGGTGTAAAATATGCGGGGATGTGATTTACAAAGGGATAGCCGAGGGGAAACAACATTATGAGTGCGTATAA
- the modB gene encoding molybdate ABC transporter permease subunit encodes METGTLFSMRLSLQVAAVATFFVVLAGTAIAYFLARRDFRGREFLDMLFTLPLVLPPTVTGYYLIVIFGRNGLIGRTVYELTGFTIMFTWYAAALASFVVALPLMIKTARAAIESVDRNLVNAAYTLGHGEASTAFKVIIPLAKRGILAGTVLSFARAMGEFGATLMMAGNIPGRTDTMPLAIYGLASSGEWTKAHAMVALLTAMSGFFLYLANTYSKRGI; translated from the coding sequence ATGGAGACCGGCACGCTTTTTTCGATGAGGCTCTCGCTTCAGGTGGCAGCGGTCGCAACGTTCTTTGTGGTCCTTGCCGGAACAGCCATTGCCTACTTCCTGGCGCGGAGGGACTTCAGGGGACGGGAATTCCTCGATATGCTGTTCACGTTGCCCCTCGTGCTTCCCCCGACGGTGACCGGCTACTACCTGATCGTCATCTTCGGAAGGAATGGCCTGATCGGCAGGACCGTCTATGAGCTGACGGGCTTTACGATCATGTTCACGTGGTATGCGGCCGCACTGGCCTCGTTTGTCGTTGCCCTGCCGCTCATGATAAAAACTGCGAGGGCTGCGATAGAATCGGTGGACCGTAATCTCGTCAACGCCGCCTACACGTTGGGTCACGGGGAGGCCTCCACAGCATTCAAGGTAATAATCCCTCTCGCAAAGAGAGGAATTCTTGCCGGCACCGTGCTTTCCTTTGCACGGGCCATGGGGGAGTTCGGAGCGACCCTGATGATGGCCGGGAATATTCCGGGAAGGACCGACACCATGCCGCTCGCCATCTACGGCCTTGCAAGCAGCGGCGAGTGGACGAAGGCCCACGCAATGGTTGCCCTGCTCACGGCCATGTCCGGCTTCTTCCTCTATCTCGCGAACACATATTCAAAGAGAGGCATATAA
- the nifE gene encoding nitrogenase iron-molybdenum cofactor biosynthesis protein NifE — protein MMTNLDRLTESGCGTEKKGRICRSRGGESCAFDGAMIVLQPIADTAHIVHGPIACCGNSWEGRGTLSRKGGLYRMGFTTDMGEMDIVYGGERKLHDAILQTHDKVHPKAIFVYATCVSGLIGEDLESVCRQTEKKLRIPVIPVNAPGFVGPKNLGNRIAGEVLLDHVIGTGTAKNMSDHDINLIGEYNIAGDLWLIEPVLKEAGFRVLSRITGDSTFEEITYAHKARLNAVVCSRALINVAQGMEKKYGIPYVEVSFFGKTEMAKALRAIAEKGMEHGVWDGRTGEAIEEVIKTKERALEKKLLPYRHLRGKKAVLYTGGVKSWSFISALLDLGIELVAVGTKKSTHEDEEKMRDILGQDAPLVENITPKNLKRLLTERNADILVAGGRNQYLAIKEGYPFVDVNQERHIAYAGYDGLVNLAEQMSNSIHFYEKNKSHKSHTTYVHHNKEAVVMNPLKHSPSIGAAMAFQGIHNALPIIHGAQGCTFLAKVLLTKHFREPIALASTKLFAEDVVMGSDENLSKAVKGFVEKDGPDVIGILTSGLTEIKGDDVAASVRELNANPSGTRVVFVSTPDYEGGIEAGYCAAVSSLLSIADAPRHAREVTRGQINVLAGPHLTPADCIELREVTESFGLRPIILPDLSSLDGSRLEMSPLATGGTEIWDIISVGSSEFTIGIGMSMEPAAQLLKERFGIEYRVCEGISGIKDTDIFLETLGLLSGRPVPLRYERQRRILVDAMGDCHGVFAKKRVCIALEADHALQTSRWITEMGGTIPLSLVPTASRASAHIHADRVIMGDLSSIQGEFDLLISNSHATHTAEKLGMPLLQAGFPVYKIFGNTNKITIGYKGTLSLIQEAATLFAKEVHR, from the coding sequence ATGATGACTAATTTAGACAGGCTGACCGAAAGCGGATGTGGCACAGAGAAAAAAGGCCGGATATGCAGATCCCGGGGAGGAGAGTCGTGCGCCTTTGACGGTGCCATGATCGTTCTCCAGCCTATCGCCGACACTGCCCACATCGTTCATGGACCCATAGCCTGCTGCGGCAACTCCTGGGAAGGGAGGGGAACCCTCTCCAGAAAGGGGGGCCTGTACAGGATGGGTTTCACTACGGACATGGGAGAAATGGACATCGTTTACGGCGGTGAGCGAAAACTCCATGACGCCATACTCCAGACCCACGATAAGGTGCATCCCAAGGCTATCTTTGTCTATGCGACCTGCGTAAGCGGCCTGATCGGAGAGGATCTGGAATCTGTCTGCAGACAGACCGAAAAAAAACTCAGGATACCCGTCATCCCGGTGAATGCGCCGGGCTTTGTGGGACCCAAGAACCTTGGCAACAGGATCGCGGGGGAAGTGCTCCTCGATCACGTGATCGGCACAGGCACGGCAAAGAATATGTCGGACCATGATATTAACCTTATTGGAGAGTATAACATTGCAGGCGACCTCTGGCTCATCGAGCCCGTGCTCAAAGAAGCAGGCTTCAGGGTACTTTCAAGGATAACGGGCGACTCGACGTTTGAGGAAATAACTTATGCACATAAGGCGCGCCTGAATGCAGTCGTGTGCAGCAGGGCCCTTATCAATGTTGCACAAGGAATGGAGAAGAAGTACGGCATACCCTATGTTGAGGTATCCTTCTTCGGGAAAACCGAAATGGCAAAGGCCCTCAGGGCAATTGCGGAAAAGGGTATGGAACATGGAGTGTGGGATGGAAGAACAGGGGAAGCGATTGAAGAAGTAATCAAGACCAAGGAACGCGCCCTTGAGAAGAAGCTTTTGCCTTACCGGCATCTCAGAGGCAAGAAGGCAGTACTCTACACCGGTGGGGTAAAGAGCTGGTCATTCATCTCAGCCCTCCTGGACCTCGGTATCGAGCTCGTCGCTGTGGGTACAAAAAAGAGCACCCATGAGGACGAGGAGAAGATGAGGGATATCCTCGGCCAGGACGCCCCTCTCGTGGAGAACATAACGCCGAAAAACCTTAAGAGACTCCTTACGGAAAGGAACGCGGACATTCTGGTCGCAGGGGGCAGGAACCAGTACCTTGCCATAAAAGAAGGGTACCCTTTTGTTGATGTAAACCAGGAAAGGCATATCGCCTATGCAGGCTATGATGGCCTGGTCAACCTCGCGGAGCAGATGAGCAACAGCATACATTTCTACGAAAAAAATAAGTCCCATAAGTCTCATACGACTTATGTTCACCACAATAAAGAAGCTGTTGTCATGAACCCCTTGAAACATTCTCCATCCATTGGTGCTGCCATGGCATTTCAGGGGATCCATAATGCCCTTCCCATAATCCATGGAGCCCAGGGCTGCACGTTCCTGGCAAAGGTGCTCCTCACTAAGCATTTCAGGGAACCGATAGCCCTTGCAAGCACCAAGCTCTTTGCGGAGGACGTTGTCATGGGGAGCGATGAGAACTTGTCAAAAGCCGTCAAGGGCTTCGTCGAGAAAGACGGGCCCGACGTTATCGGTATTCTGACATCGGGCCTCACCGAAATCAAAGGAGATGATGTCGCGGCATCAGTGAGAGAACTCAATGCCAACCCCTCGGGAACGAGAGTTGTCTTTGTATCCACCCCTGACTATGAGGGAGGGATTGAGGCAGGTTACTGTGCGGCAGTCTCATCGCTCCTGAGCATTGCCGACGCACCGCGCCATGCAAGGGAGGTCACAAGAGGGCAGATCAATGTCCTTGCAGGACCACACCTGACCCCTGCTGATTGCATCGAGCTGAGGGAAGTAACAGAGTCCTTTGGTCTCAGGCCGATCATCTTGCCCGATCTCTCCTCACTCGACGGAAGCAGGCTTGAGATGTCACCTCTTGCGACAGGTGGCACGGAAATATGGGATATAATTTCCGTCGGTTCGTCAGAATTCACCATTGGAATCGGCATGTCCATGGAGCCCGCTGCGCAGCTACTAAAAGAACGCTTCGGCATTGAATACAGGGTGTGTGAAGGCATCTCGGGTATAAAGGATACCGACATTTTTCTGGAGACATTGGGCCTGCTCAGTGGAAGACCTGTACCATTACGCTACGAGAGGCAGAGGCGTATCCTTGTTGACGCCATGGGCGACTGCCATGGTGTCTTTGCGAAGAAAAGGGTTTGTATTGCTCTCGAAGCGGACCATGCACTCCAGACGTCACGATGGATAACGGAGATGGGTGGCACGATACCGCTGAGTTTGGTTCCCACTGCGTCGAGGGCTTCGGCGCATATTCATGCAGACCGCGTCATTATGGGCGACCTTTCTTCCATACAGGGCGAATTCGATCTCCTTATATCGAACTCCCATGCCACCCATACGGCGGAAAAACTTGGGATGCCCCTCCTGCAGGCGGGCTTCCCGGTATACAAGATCTTCGGTAACACGAACAAAATAACCATTGGATACAAGGGTACCCTCTCCCTAATTCAAGAAGCAGCCACTCTGTTCGCAAAGGAGGTGCATCGATGA
- the fdxB gene encoding ferredoxin III, nif-specific produces MSITGYTRGGQTWSPRFIESIDANKCIGCGRCYKVCSREVLELIEKPFEGEDEYGDDMGNKVMSVAYPGNCIGCEACSRVCTKRCHLHIEL; encoded by the coding sequence ATGTCAATCACAGGATACACGCGCGGGGGACAGACATGGTCCCCGCGGTTCATCGAATCAATCGATGCAAATAAATGCATCGGTTGCGGCCGCTGCTACAAGGTCTGCAGCAGGGAGGTCCTTGAACTTATCGAAAAACCCTTTGAAGGAGAAGATGAGTATGGCGACGATATGGGCAATAAGGTAATGTCCGTTGCCTATCCGGGCAATTGCATCGGTTGTGAGGCATGTTCCAGGGTCTGCACGAAAAGATGCCATCTCCATATTGAGTTGTGA